The nucleotide window AGGTTAATAATTAGACTCACGATTAACCACGACCGCCTGCCCTTGCTGGTAGCCGCTCCTGCAATTCGCAAGGAGACAAAATAATCGACAAACGCCGAGAATATTATGAGGAAAACGAATTCAATACGCCAGAAGCCATAGAAGATGATACTGGCCCCTAGGCACAACCACCACCGCGCCCACAGGGGTAAACACCAGTAAAGCGCAACCGAAAGGACGAGAAATACTAAATAAGTTATCGAATTAAAGAACATTAAAACCTATGGCTTTGGCCATTTCAACAGACCCTTTACGTGTGGCAGCAACTCGTCGGCCACAATCCGGTGTCCCGGACCCCGAAAATGCATGAAATCAATGTCATCCTTGTGGTATGATCCCCATTTGTCGTCAGGCACAGCCCTCTCCAAATTCACTAAATGAGCCCCATAACGGTTTGCCATTATTGCCAATTCATCCTTCCATTCTTTATATTCCTGCAGGTTATAGGGAATCGGATGGTCCTGGCGTATGGGGGCGATATACATAAGGACAGGTATCTTCCTTCGACGGTAGTCCTCCAATATTGCCGAAAGAGCCTGCATATTAAAATTATATCGTGCCTTGATGATCTTTCTTTCCGAAGTAGGCTTTATACAGAATACCCAATTCCGAAAATAGTAGAGACCCACCAGGAAGTCCCCTTCAATCTTCGCTCTTTCAGCCCACAGGTGCCAATGACTGCTCATTTGTCGAGTAAGCCACGTTTCCACAGGTTTTTGAATGGTCCCTGTCAATATACCACTATCCTTTCCCTCCTTTTCCGGCATTGCGAATCGGTCTAATATGATTGCGCCCACTTTAGAGTTTCGCCGTATGCTTTCGATCAGGTCCGCTGATAAGATCTTAGAAAAATCTCGTCGTATTTTATCCTCGCGCAGATCATCAAATACTAATTCCATTATCAACCCACTCAAGGACGCGCGATCGCTCACAAATTGGCTAAGAATATAAAACTCTTGAAAATTCGCATTAGGAAGCGAAAAACCTAGTGGCTCGAAATAGTCCGGGTTATAACTAATTCGTAACCAATACGGCGCCAAATGATCACCCGGTTTGTATTGGTTGATATAATGAAGCTGAGAGTTTCCTAGCCATAGGACTCTCTGAATTCCTTGGCCCCGGACAGAAGGCCATTTCATCGTACAACATTCAAGAACGATACTTCTAATCTCATCCAAATTAGAGGCTGCAAACACCCGGCCTTTGTAAGATTCGCCTACCGCTGTATTTTCCTCACCCTTAGCAAAATTATTGAGATCAACACAGTTCCAAGAAAGCACAATCAGACCCACGATAGTAATCGCTAAAGATACCATCAACCCGATCAACTCCGTCAAATGGGAGACGGGTGCATGGCTGCTTATGTTCTTGGTCAACTGTTTCATAAAGATCAAAAGGAACGAGTCATCGTCTTTTCCAAAAATGCGACCGGGAAATCAATTAATTCACGCGCCCTGTTTTAACCACTTTAAGGTCCGATGCACCCCTTCTCGGTAATTGTAGGGAGCCGGGCCTGTAATATTGGAAGTTGGTGTCAGATCGTATACATATTCTGTCAAGATATTTTTAAGACGGAAGGACGACATTGGAAATCGCTTATAACCGATAGCCAATAATACATCCCCTAACCATGCCATCAACTTGATGAGGACATACGGAAGGTGCCTGATAGGCTCTCTTCCCAATTGATTGGCTATTTCATTCGCAAGGTCATAGAGGTCCAACGAGGTTTCATCTGCCACATAAAAAGTCTTCTTATTTACTAAAGCAGATTCAGCTGCCAAAAGCTTTTCAATCTGGAAAATAGCATTTTCTACATATCCCAACGAACGCTTATAATGGCCGCCACCGATGTGAAAATACCACCCACACTCGATGGCTTCAAAAAAATTCTTGTAAGGTTCCCTAAACCAAGGGCCCCAAATCGAAATTGGGCGTATGATAACCCATTCGAACGGTAATTCCTTTTCTCGCCGAATAATTTTCTCCATCTCAACTTTACTTTTCCCATAGGCCGTTGAAGGACTATAATCTGTTTCATGTTGCGGGATATAACCCATCTTGCATACTAGCAAAGTTGACGTGAATATCACGCGCTTTAATCGAGACAGCGGTTTCAAAACTTCTAGCAGATTGCTGGTTCCTTGGGTATTGTCGATGAATTCCTCGGCTGAAGTTTCGTAAACTCCTGTTTTTGCTGCCAAATGAACCACATGGGTAGGCTGAAATTCACCTATGAGTGAGGCCATCTGTGGCTTGTCGAGAATGTTGCACTTTTTCCAGTATCGTTGATGCTCTCGGTTTCGAGGAGCACTCTTGTCAATATTTAGGATCGACGCGCTCACCTGTGCAAGGTTTTCAATAAGATTTGTTCCAATAAAGCCGGAGCCGCCCGTTACCAGAATTCGCATATTTTTCCCCTATTCCGCTAGCATCCTTCTTCTGTTCATCCTATTCACGTCTCTTCATCCAAAGCTAGCGCTTTCCCAGAATCGAAGCCGGTTCGGAACCATCATTGAGGAAATCTGGTACAACATTTCCCAACTTCGGCGCCCTAACCCATGCTTTGGGACAGTGAAATTCAAATGAACTATTCTTTGTAAGATCCATGAAATATCTTGACCGCTTCAACAAGTTCTTGAATGGTTCTATTGACACACACGTCCCAGGAAAATAGGGCCGCTCGCGATTTGCTATTAGCCGACCTTTCCATTCTTTGGGACTTATCCAACGCTAAGGCGGATTGTATTGCTTTGGCAAGCATTACATGGTCTGCAGCCGAATAATACAGCGCGGTATCGGCATAGAATTCCGGCATGGGGTCAGTGTCTGTCGATACGGATATGCACCCATGCGACATGGCTTCAAGTACTACGTTGGGGCAGGCTTCAGCTCGACTTGTCATTACAAACACACTACAATTATGGTAACACCAGGACATTTGCATATCTGTCAGAGCTCCAGTCCAAACAACGCTGGAGACAACCCCGGATCTTTTCAGAATTTTTTCAAGTCTTGACTTATATGCCCCCATGCCAGGGTCTATAGATCCGGCTATAACAAGTTTAATACCCGGCACAGCGTCTAAAACTAGACCAAAGGCGGACAACAAGTCTTCCAGTCCTCGCGCGGGACGGATAGAACCGGCAGTAAAAATAAATCTTCTATCAACAATACACTCAAGGTTCAAAAACGCAGAGGAATGATATGGGGCGGTGGGGATATCCACTCCGTGGTACACCACCCCTATCTTTTCAGGCCTTAGGCCCCACTTATTTGTTAAAAATTCTTTCACGTGGCCAGAGACTGCAATAA belongs to Syntrophorhabdaceae bacterium and includes:
- a CDS encoding glycosyltransferase family 1 protein, producing MKLLLANLTNGGLSGGYRKYLRKILPLLQKHPAVDELTVLVPPQSEIVRELGGVPVAPWPSGDQRRGFEWVKDRVKRLTPDVVFIPTARSAYFPRMPIVSMIRNMEPLRVPVGGNPFGEVIKNFGRAHSAKKASIDADRIIAVSGHVKEFLTNKWGLRPEKIGVVYHGVDIPTAPYHSSAFLNLECIVDRRFIFTAGSIRPARGLEDLLSAFGLVLDAVPGIKLVIAGSIDPGMGAYKSRLEKILKRSGVVSSVVWTGALTDMQMSWCYHNCSVFVMTSRAEACPNVVLEAMSHGCISVSTDTDPMPEFYADTALYYSAADHVMLAKAIQSALALDKSQRMERSANSKSRAALFSWDVCVNRTIQELVEAVKIFHGSYKE
- a CDS encoding NAD(P)-dependent oxidoreductase, which gives rise to MRILVTGGSGFIGTNLIENLAQVSASILNIDKSAPRNREHQRYWKKCNILDKPQMASLIGEFQPTHVVHLAAKTGVYETSAEEFIDNTQGTSNLLEVLKPLSRLKRVIFTSTLLVCKMGYIPQHETDYSPSTAYGKSKVEMEKIIRREKELPFEWVIIRPISIWGPWFREPYKNFFEAIECGWYFHIGGGHYKRSLGYVENAIFQIEKLLAAESALVNKKTFYVADETSLDLYDLANEIANQLGREPIRHLPYVLIKLMAWLGDVLLAIGYKRFPMSSFRLKNILTEYVYDLTPTSNITGPAPYNYREGVHRTLKWLKQGA